The stretch of DNA AAGGGGTGGCTCCGAGTAGCCCCTGTCTACGCAATAATGCTTGAAGGCTTTGTCTATCTTCTTTAATTATGGCAACGATAATATTTTCAATTTCTTCTTGGGTTTTTAATCGACCCATTCGATCATTATAAAAAGGTCCTAATTTTAGTTCAAAAGAAGAAATCCTAAGATCAATTAACTTTTGTAGTAAACCGTGGTTTTTTAGCAGTTTTAATTCTCCCTCTTTTCCTAAAAGGATTATGCCTGTTGTTATTGTCCACTTTTTTGTATGGTAATCGCCTCCATAGCAGGCCTTTGAATAAGCTGCCGCAAAAGCTTTTATTCTGCTCAGGTTGGCTTTGTTTAAATTTGACGAATCTATTTCATAAAATAATTCTTGAATTGATTTGTAGGGGCTGCTTCTCTCTTTTGCCAGTTTCATAAAATGCAAAGCCGGATCTATTACATACTTTCTTAGAGAACCTCGAGAAATGGTCATTTGTCTTCTCCTTTAAATTTTGATAAAATATAGTCGTATTGTTTCCAAGATAATTTCAGTGTTTAATCAAAACAGGAGGAATGTTATGTCAAAGGTTTATTATGATAGTGATGCAAGCTTGGAAGATTTAAAAGGAAAGACAATTGCGGTGATCGGGTTTGGAAGTCAGGGAGGAGCTCAGTCTCAAAGTCTTAGAGATAGCGGCTTAAATGTTATTATCGCGGAAGTTAAAGGTACCCCCAACTGGGAGAGAGCTCTCAAGGCGGGCTTTCAGCCGATTACAGCTTCCGAAGCAGCAGAAAAAGGGGACGTTGTTCAAATTCTTATTCCTGATGAGCTTCAAGCCAAAGTTTATAAAGAATCAATTGAGAAGCACATGAAAAAAGGAAAAACCCTTATGTTCTCCCATGGATTTAATATTCATTTCAAACAAATAATTCCTCCTGCTGATGTCGATGTAATAATGGTTGCGCCAAAAGGGCCGGGTCTTATGGTTCGCAAAATGTATGAAGAAGGGATGGGGGTTCCATCTCTTATTGCAATTCAGCAGGATGCTTCAGGCAATGCCAAAAAGATAGCTCTTGCTTATGCAAAGGGGATTGGCGGCACTAAAGCCGGAGTTTTTGAGACTACGTTTAAAGAAGAGACAGAGACCGATCTTTTTGGAGAACAGGCAGTCCTTTGCGGTGGCTGTACGGCGCTTGTTAAAGCCGGATTTGAAACATTGGTTGAAGCAGGATATCAGCCCGAAATGGCCTATTTTGAGTGTATGCATGAGTTGAAACTTATTGTTGATTTGATGTATGAAAAAGGGATTGCAGGAATGCGTTCCGCGATCAGCAATACTGCAAAATATGGAGATGTCACCGTTGGTCCTCATTTGATTGACGCAGGCGTAAAAGATAAAATGAAAAAAGTTTTAGGCCGCATACAGGATGGTTCTTTTGCAAAAGAGTGGATTGAAGAAAATAAGGCGGGTCGTAAAAAGTTTAATGAACTTTTGGCAAAAGATAAAGATCATTTAATTGAAAAAGTAGGCGAGAAGTTAAGGGCTATGATGCCGTGGCTCAAAAAGAAATGAAGAATGACTTGATGAAAAAGGACTAATGATAAGTACAGTACATTAGCCATTAGGTTGTTTTTCATTCTTCATTATTAATTATTAATAAGATGTATTTTCTTGAACTAACAAAGAGCATTCCCAGCGAGCTGGCAGTTTTCATTCTGTCGGCTATTCCTGTGGTTGAAGTTCGCGGCGCTGTTCCTCTTGGCTTGTATTTGGGGATTTCTCCTGTTAAGGTTTTTATTTTGTCTGTCTTAGGAAGTGCGCTGCCTATACTTCCGGTGCTTTTCT from candidate division WOR-1 bacterium RIFOXYB2_FULL_36_35 encodes:
- a CDS encoding ketol-acid reductoisomerase, which translates into the protein MSKVYYDSDASLEDLKGKTIAVIGFGSQGGAQSQSLRDSGLNVIIAEVKGTPNWERALKAGFQPITASEAAEKGDVVQILIPDELQAKVYKESIEKHMKKGKTLMFSHGFNIHFKQIIPPADVDVIMVAPKGPGLMVRKMYEEGMGVPSLIAIQQDASGNAKKIALAYAKGIGGTKAGVFETTFKEETETDLFGEQAVLCGGCTALVKAGFETLVEAGYQPEMAYFECMHELKLIVDLMYEKGIAGMRSAISNTAKYGDVTVGPHLIDAGVKDKMKKVLGRIQDGSFAKEWIEENKAGRKKFNELLAKDKDHLIEKVGEKLRAMMPWLKKK